Genomic segment of Paenibacillus sp. FSL R5-0912:
ATAGGGGTAAGTAATTTCCTGCCGGAGCATCTGGATCGTCTGGTTCAGGAAACAGGAGTAGCACCGAGCATCAATCAGATTGAGCTGCATCCGTATTACAATCAGGCAGAGCAGCGTGCTTACCACGGGAAACACGGGATTATTACAGAATCCTGGAGTCCGCTGGGACGCGGCACGGAGCTGCTGAAGAATGAACAGCTCGGTGCAATTGCCGCCGCCCATCATAAATCCATCTCACAGATTGTTCTTCGCTGGCATGTGCAGCTGGGTGCTGTTCCGATTCCGCGATCCTCTTCGGAAGAGCATCAGCGGGAGAATATTAATATTTTCGACTTTACGCTGTCAGATGAAGAGATGAAGCTGATCGCGGAACTCCCGGCAACCGGACCGCTGTGGGATCAGGACCCTGCGGTGTACGAAGAGTTTTAAGAAGGGTTGAATGGGAAGTGTTAAGCCTCTTGCTTATTTAAGCAGGGGGCTTTTTCATATCCTTGTCATACATAATTCGTTTAGGAAAATGGGAAGCTGGTTACATAGAAAGAGTCAGAAGTTTGCAGAGGAGGAATACACAATGAGCGATCAGTATACGATTCAGGACCCTGCGAAGCAGTATGAAAAAGCTACGCCGGAGTTTGAACAGCAGCAGCCGAGTCCCGGCCTGGAGAAGAAGATGCACCCGCGTCCCGATGATGGGGCGGGAACGTACCGCGGCAGCGGACGGCTTACCGGCCGCAAGGCCGTGATCACCGGAGCGGACAGCGGAATCGGGCGGGCGGTAGCCATTGCTTTTGCACGTGAAGGGGCTGATGTGGTACTTGCCTACCTGCCGGAGGAAGAGGCTGACGCGAAGGAAGTTGTCCAGCTGGTGGAGGAAGCCGGCCGCAAAGCCGTTGCCGTGCCAGGCGATCTGAAGGATGAGAAATACTGCGAGCAGCTGATAGCCAAAGCCGTAGAGGAGCTTGGAGGGATTGATATCCTGGCCAATATCGCCGGCAAGCAGCAGTTTGTGCCGGATATCGCCGATCTGACCACCGAGCAATTCGATGCAACCTTCAAGACCAATGTATATGCGCTGTTCTGGCTCTGTAAAGCAGCGGTGAAGCACATGAAGCCGGGCAGTACAATCATTAACACTGCATCCATTCAGGCTTATGAGCCTGCGCCGATTCTGCTGGATTATGCCACCACCAAAAGCGCAATCAATACCTTCAGCAAATCACTGGCTCAGCAGGTAGCCGCCAAGGGGATCCGGGTCAATGTTGTAGCACCTGGACCTGTATGGACTCCGCTTCAGGTAAGCGGCGGACAGCCGCAGGAAGCGCTGAAGGATTTCGGAGCCAAAACACCACTCGGCCGTCCCGGACAACCGGCTGAAATGGCCCCGGCCTATGTATTTCTGGCCAGCCAGGAATCCAGTTATGTCAGCGGCGAGACTTTGAATGCTAACGGCGGCATGCCGACACCTTAAATCAGCGTATAGGCTCAAACCTCCGCAAGGAGGTTTTTTATTATACTGGAAACTATGATATTCGTTTGTAGTGGATAAAGTCGGATTAGAGCAGATTCGTCTGACGGACGAATGTGTTCTTATAGCAGGATTCCCAGTGAATCCGCCGAAAGTGGGCGATATGGGGAAATCAAAGGGATAAATCCCTCTAAATCAGCCGAAAGTGGGCGGGAGGCGGAAATGAGGAGCATTAGTGCCCTTGATTTCACTGAATGCGGGCAAAAGGAGAAAATGAGGAGCATTAGTGCCCCTGATTTCACTGAATGCGGGCAAAAGGAGAAAATGAGGAGCATTAGTGCCCTTGATTTCACTGAATGCGGGCAAAAGGAGAAAATGAGGAGCATTAGTGCCCCTGATTTCACCGAATGCGGGCAAAAGGAGAAAATGAGGAGCATTAGTGCCCCTGATTTCACTGAATGCGGGCAAAAGGAGAAAATGTGGAGCATTGTGGAGTGGCCTTTATATCTACATAAGCTGCACAGCCTGCATAACCGCATAAGCTACGGCTTGATTTACCGTTAAGGTGATTTTGGTTTGACCCTAGTATCCTGGAGAAGGAATCAAGCCGGGGTGCCGGAACTCCCCTTTTGTATTTATAGGGGACTCTTGTGCTAAACTTGAGAGCAGGACTGCATTTGCCGCTACGTATGCAAAGTGCAAAGGCCGCATGTGGAAATGACAGGAGGAGATGGCATGGCGTTTGTTACTGTGAAAGGCGAATATAAGCGTTACAAAATGGGGGAGACCCTGATTGTCGCCAATGACGGGATTGATTTTGAAATTGAACAGGGCGAGTTCGCTGTGATTGTAGGACCCAGCGGAGCGGGGAAATCGACGGTGCTTAACATACTGGGCGGGATGGATTCCGCCGACGAAGGCCAGGTCATTGTGGACGGTACCGACATCGCTCGTTTCAGCGCCAAAGAATTGACCGGCTACCGCCGTAATGACGTGGGCTTTGTGTTCCAGTTCTATAATCTTGTGCCCAATCTGACGACGCTGGAGAATGTTGAGCTGGCGTCCCAGATCTCTCCGCGTGCGCTGGATGCCCGCAAGGTGCTGGAGGATGTAGGACTTGGAGAGCGGCTGAATAACTTTCCGGCCCAGCTGTCCGGCGGGGAGCAGCAGCGTGTCGCCATTGCAAGAGCGCTGGCCAAACAGCCGAAGCTGCTGCTCTGCGATGAGCCGACCGGTGCGCTCGATTACAATACCGGCAAACAGGTACTGAAGCTGCTGCAGGATACCTGCCGCAATACCGGAACCACGGTTATTGTTATCACGCATAACCTGGCTATTGCGCCGATGGCAGACCGGGTTATTGAAATCAATAACGCGAAGGTACGGAAAATGGTGAGGAACG
This window contains:
- a CDS encoding SDR family oxidoreductase, with translation MSDQYTIQDPAKQYEKATPEFEQQQPSPGLEKKMHPRPDDGAGTYRGSGRLTGRKAVITGADSGIGRAVAIAFAREGADVVLAYLPEEEADAKEVVQLVEEAGRKAVAVPGDLKDEKYCEQLIAKAVEELGGIDILANIAGKQQFVPDIADLTTEQFDATFKTNVYALFWLCKAAVKHMKPGSTIINTASIQAYEPAPILLDYATTKSAINTFSKSLAQQVAAKGIRVNVVAPGPVWTPLQVSGGQPQEALKDFGAKTPLGRPGQPAEMAPAYVFLASQESSYVSGETLNANGGMPTP
- a CDS encoding ABC transporter ATP-binding protein — encoded protein: MAFVTVKGEYKRYKMGETLIVANDGIDFEIEQGEFAVIVGPSGAGKSTVLNILGGMDSADEGQVIVDGTDIARFSAKELTGYRRNDVGFVFQFYNLVPNLTTLENVELASQISPRALDARKVLEDVGLGERLNNFPAQLSGGEQQRVAIARALAKQPKLLLCDEPTGALDYNTGKQVLKLLQDTCRNTGTTVIVITHNLAIAPMADRVIEINNAKVRKMVRNATPVSVEDIEW
- a CDS encoding aldo/keto reductase yields the protein MANHIPEVLLNDGLSMPAIGFGTAWIKGTKGVQSLKTALDLGYRLIDSAFNYENEGVVGEAVRQGGVPRDQLFITSKLPGRHHKYDEAIVTVQESLYRAGLDYYDLYLIHWPNPKVNLYVEAWQALIDAQKQGLIRSIGVSNFLPEHLDRLVQETGVAPSINQIELHPYYNQAEQRAYHGKHGIITESWSPLGRGTELLKNEQLGAIAAAHHKSISQIVLRWHVQLGAVPIPRSSSEEHQRENINIFDFTLSDEEMKLIAELPATGPLWDQDPAVYEEF